DNA sequence from the Candidatus Kaistella beijingensis genome:
AAGAGGAATTCGGGGCGTATAAATTTGTGCCGATGTTGGGTGATACGAATCATTAAAATTGGGTTACATGATTTTCAAATCTCAAAATAGCGACCTTACTTTCAAACTGATTTTCGGTAGCGTTTATTTGTTTTTGTTTGGAATTGGAATATTTGGCTATTTTCAAACAAATAATTTTAATGAATTTATTGCTCCTTTTTTAATTTGTGTTGCCATTTTATTGTTAAGTGTTTTGATTTTTTATAGATTGAAAATCAGTATTGATGGACATTTTCTTACAGTCAACTGTTTCATAAACCTTTACAAAACTGAAATCAGAAATATTACCAAAATCCGAAAAGGAGAAACCTTGTGGAGCGGAATTCACAAATATGGAACGCGTACAAAAGGTTTGATTAT
Encoded proteins:
- a CDS encoding PH domain-containing protein translates to MIFKSQNSDLTFKLIFGSVYLFLFGIGIFGYFQTNNFNEFIAPFLICVAILLLSVLIFYRLKISIDGHFLTVNCFINLYKTEIRNITKIRKGETLWSGIHKYGTRTKGLIIFSKFKNDLYITPENEELFLKKILEINPGIVIERVSNH